The following are encoded in a window of Streptomyces sp. Go-475 genomic DNA:
- a CDS encoding FtsX-like permease family protein — MTGLLLLRLRAHRLLLTAALLAVLLTTSVLAALTAFSGSVGDAALRGTLGGRAAASASLVVEADVPRDRRDAAQRAVVRGAREAFGGLPVTVRRLERSGPYALPRSLQSADARAGEPDLTHLAALDRSRIRLVSGTLPGPAPAARTAAVPVALPEAAVEKLRLRPGARVTLTDRLGGEPLRVRVTGVYRAADTSDPYWQADTLGGQGVRTVAFTTYGPLLADASVLASGRASEDGTGWVATADYRAFTTDGMDALRAAAVRAASALRADPALGGAADVRTGLPEVLDRTGRTLLVSRSTLLIVSVQLVLLAGYALLLVARLLGSERAGETELLRARGASRGRITGLAALEALLLAVPAGVCAALLSGPLARLLARWSGLGRIGLRLDTAPSGAVWLVAAGVAVVCAVAVVAPALAATAGTTVRLRRVRAATAAAPVRAGADVGLLLIAGVAYWQLARQTDATGGGVLSRDRAGQLGVDPLLVAAPALALLAGTVLTLRLLPLLARLAERRSARGRGLPAALAGWQFSRRPLRGAGPVLLLVIAVATGMLAIGHGASWDRSQDDQADFRTGAAVRVLDHRPGSPGQTGLYAALPGARDSAPAHRTTLALSGDREATVLALDTAHAVDGMLMRGDLAGEPPAALLRALAPPARDDDRAVRLPDGTRRLALDVRITDERSRTGRSPSGRAPLLTVVVEDRYGIAYRLGAGSVPVDGRVHRATLDLDVTATGRRAAPAGPLRLTGLQLDDTSPAVRPEQHRFTVERLLATGRDGAARTVPAPAGTRWQGDRAVTENGEVVARSAAEPAVSGTAPLTVAYGTGADPDGIEGASRVYTLRVATTGAGAPRGLSAVATRDFLRAAGAGPGDTIDVPLSGEQLRVRIVRVVEELPTTGTGVGGQAVDGGALLLDLRAVDAVLARRAGAPLAPTEWWVSAAPGKAAEVAAALRARPDLAPQQVLVRDETAAELLRDPLGAGPRSALTAVAVAAVALAAGGFAVSAAGARRERSAEFAVLRALGTPRRDLARLVATEQSLLIGAGLLAGLGLGTVLTRAVVPLIVLTSGAARPAPPVLVELPVSRVALLLAGVAAPLLLITVASALRRAEPAVALRHQGED; from the coding sequence GTGACGGGCTTACTGCTGCTGCGCCTGCGCGCGCACCGGCTGCTGCTCACGGCCGCCCTGCTCGCCGTCCTGCTGACCACCTCGGTGCTCGCCGCCCTCACGGCCTTCTCCGGCTCCGTCGGGGACGCGGCGCTGCGCGGCACCCTGGGCGGCCGGGCCGCGGCCTCCGCCTCCCTGGTCGTCGAGGCGGACGTGCCCCGGGACCGGCGGGACGCGGCGCAGCGGGCCGTGGTGCGCGGGGCGCGGGAGGCGTTCGGCGGGCTGCCGGTGACCGTGCGGAGGCTGGAGCGGTCCGGGCCGTACGCGCTGCCCCGTTCCCTGCAGAGTGCCGACGCCCGTGCCGGGGAGCCCGATCTCACGCACCTGGCCGCCCTGGACCGGTCGCGGATCAGGCTGGTCTCGGGCACCCTGCCGGGCCCGGCCCCGGCCGCCCGTACGGCCGCCGTGCCCGTCGCCCTGCCGGAGGCGGCCGTCGAGAAGCTGAGGCTGCGGCCGGGAGCGCGGGTCACGCTCACCGACCGGCTGGGCGGAGAGCCCCTGCGGGTGCGGGTGACCGGCGTGTACCGGGCGGCCGACACCTCCGACCCCTACTGGCAGGCGGACACGCTCGGCGGGCAGGGCGTGCGCACCGTCGCCTTCACCACGTACGGGCCGCTGCTGGCCGACGCGTCGGTGCTCGCCTCCGGCCGCGCCTCCGAGGACGGCACGGGCTGGGTGGCGACGGCCGACTACCGCGCCTTCACCACCGACGGCATGGACGCGCTCCGCGCGGCGGCCGTCCGCGCGGCGTCGGCGCTGCGCGCGGACCCGGCGCTCGGCGGTGCCGCGGACGTGCGCACCGGGCTGCCCGAGGTGCTCGACCGGACCGGGCGGACCCTGCTGGTGTCGCGGTCCACCCTGCTGATCGTCTCCGTGCAGCTGGTGCTGCTCGCCGGGTACGCGCTGCTTCTGGTGGCGCGGCTGCTGGGCAGTGAACGGGCGGGCGAGACGGAGCTGTTGCGGGCCAGGGGCGCGTCGCGCGGCCGGATCACCGGACTGGCCGCGCTGGAGGCGCTGCTGCTGGCCGTGCCCGCCGGGGTCTGTGCGGCGCTGCTGTCCGGGCCGTTGGCCCGGCTGCTGGCCCGGTGGTCCGGGCTCGGCCGGATCGGGCTGCGGCTCGACACCGCCCCGTCGGGCGCGGTCTGGCTGGTCGCGGCCGGGGTGGCGGTGGTGTGCGCCGTGGCGGTCGTGGCGCCCGCGCTGGCGGCGACGGCCGGTACGACGGTACGGCTGCGGCGCGTGCGCGCCGCCACGGCTGCCGCGCCCGTGCGCGCCGGAGCCGATGTCGGGCTGCTGCTGATCGCGGGCGTGGCGTACTGGCAGCTGGCACGGCAGACCGACGCGACCGGCGGCGGGGTGCTCAGCCGGGACCGGGCCGGGCAGCTGGGCGTCGACCCGCTGCTGGTCGCGGCGCCCGCGCTGGCGCTGCTGGCCGGCACGGTGCTGACGCTGCGGCTGCTGCCGCTGCTGGCCCGGCTCGCGGAGCGGCGGTCCGCGCGGGGGCGCGGGCTGCCGGCGGCGCTGGCGGGCTGGCAGTTCAGCCGCCGCCCGCTGCGCGGGGCGGGCCCGGTGCTGCTGCTGGTCATCGCCGTGGCGACGGGGATGCTGGCGATCGGGCACGGCGCGTCCTGGGACCGGTCCCAGGACGACCAGGCCGACTTCCGGACGGGCGCCGCCGTCCGGGTCCTGGACCACCGGCCGGGCAGCCCCGGCCAGACCGGTCTCTACGCCGCGCTGCCCGGGGCCCGGGACTCCGCCCCCGCGCACCGCACCACCCTGGCCCTCTCCGGCGACCGCGAGGCGACGGTCCTCGCCCTGGACACGGCCCACGCCGTGGACGGCATGCTGATGCGCGGCGACCTCGCCGGCGAGCCCCCGGCGGCACTGTTGCGGGCGCTGGCCCCGCCCGCGCGGGACGACGACCGGGCGGTGCGGCTCCCGGACGGCACCCGGCGGCTCGCCCTCGACGTGCGGATCACCGACGAGCGGTCCCGGACGGGGCGCTCCCCCTCCGGCCGCGCGCCCCTGCTCACGGTGGTCGTCGAGGACCGGTACGGCATCGCGTACCGGCTGGGCGCCGGGAGCGTCCCGGTGGACGGCCGGGTCCACCGGGCCACGCTCGACCTGGACGTGACGGCGACGGGCCGCCGTGCCGCCCCGGCCGGGCCGCTGCGGCTGACCGGGCTGCAGCTCGACGACACCTCCCCCGCCGTCCGCCCCGAACAGCACCGGTTCACCGTCGAACGGCTGCTCGCCACCGGCCGCGACGGCGCCGCGCGGACCGTTCCGGCGCCCGCCGGAACGCGCTGGCAGGGTGACCGGGCCGTGACGGAGAACGGCGAGGTCGTCGCCCGTTCGGCCGCCGAGCCCGCCGTGTCGGGGACCGCGCCGCTGACCGTGGCGTACGGCACCGGCGCCGACCCCGACGGCATCGAGGGCGCCTCGCGGGTCTACACCCTCCGTGTCGCCACCACCGGGGCCGGGGCGCCGCGCGGCCTGTCCGCCGTCGCCACCCGGGACTTCCTGCGGGCGGCGGGGGCCGGGCCCGGCGACACCATCGACGTACCGCTGTCCGGGGAGCAGCTGCGGGTGCGGATCGTGCGGGTGGTCGAGGAACTGCCGACCACCGGCACCGGCGTGGGCGGGCAGGCCGTGGACGGCGGGGCGCTGCTGCTCGATCTGCGGGCCGTCGACGCCGTGCTGGCGCGACGGGCCGGTGCGCCGCTCGCCCCCACCGAGTGGTGGGTGAGCGCCGCCCCCGGCAAGGCCGCCGAGGTCGCCGCGGCGCTGCGGGCGCGCCCCGACCTCGCACCGCAGCAGGTGCTGGTGCGGGACGAGACCGCGGCCGAGCTGCTGCGGGACCCGCTCGGCGCCGGGCCGCGCTCGGCGCTGACGGCGGTGGCGGTGGCCGCCGTGGCCCTCGCCGCCGGAGGTTTCGCGGTGAGCGCCGCCGGGGCGCGGCGGGAGCGGTCCGCGGAGTTCGCGGTGCTGCGCGCCCTGGGCACGCCCCGCCGGGATCTCGCCCGGCTCGTCGCGACGGAGCAGAGCCTGCTCATCGGCGCCGGGCTGCTCGCCGGGCTCGGGCTCGGCACCGTCCTGACCCGGGCCGTCGTGCCGCTGATCGTGCTGACCTCCGGGGCCGCGCGGCCGGCCCCGCCCGTCCTGGTCGAACTCCCGGTGTCCCGGGTGGCCCTGCTGCTCGCGGGGGTGGCCGCCCCGCTGCTGCTGATCACCGTCGCGTCGGCGCTGCGCCGTGCCGAACCGGCGGTCGCGCTCCGCCATCAGGGGGAGGACTGA
- a CDS encoding acetyl-CoA C-acetyltransferase produces MAEAYIVEAVRTPVGRRGGGLSAVHPADLGAHVLRELMSRSGADPAAVEDVVLGCLDAVGPQAGDIARTCWLAAGLPEEVPGVTVDRQCGSSQQAVHFAAQAVLSGTQDLVVAGGVQNMSMIPIAFATRQAAEPLGLTQGPFAGSAGWRARYGDRPVNQFVGAEMIAAKWGISRQDQEEFALRSHRRALRAIDEGRFARETVPYGEVTADEGPRRDTSLEKMAALKPVLDGGTITAACSSQVSDGAAAMLLASERAVRDHGLTPRARVRHLSVRGEDPIRMLTAPIPATAHALKKTGMSIDDIDLVEINEAFAPVVLAWLKETGADPERVNVNGGAIALGHPLGATGVKLMTTLLHELERTGGRFGLQTMCEGGGQANVTIIERL; encoded by the coding sequence ATGGCCGAGGCCTACATCGTCGAAGCGGTCCGGACGCCCGTCGGGCGGCGCGGGGGAGGGCTGAGCGCGGTCCACCCGGCCGACCTCGGCGCGCATGTGCTCCGGGAGCTGATGAGCCGCTCGGGCGCCGACCCGGCCGCCGTGGAGGACGTCGTCCTCGGCTGTCTGGACGCGGTGGGGCCGCAGGCCGGGGACATCGCGCGGACCTGCTGGCTGGCGGCCGGGCTGCCCGAGGAGGTGCCGGGCGTGACCGTCGACCGGCAGTGCGGTTCCTCGCAGCAGGCCGTGCACTTCGCGGCCCAGGCCGTGCTGTCCGGCACGCAGGACCTGGTGGTCGCGGGCGGCGTGCAGAACATGTCGATGATCCCCATCGCCTTCGCCACCCGGCAGGCCGCCGAGCCGCTGGGGCTCACCCAGGGCCCGTTCGCGGGCAGCGCGGGCTGGCGGGCCCGCTACGGGGACAGGCCCGTCAACCAGTTCGTGGGCGCCGAGATGATCGCCGCGAAGTGGGGCATCAGCCGGCAGGACCAGGAGGAGTTCGCCCTGCGCTCCCACCGGCGGGCGCTGCGGGCGATCGACGAGGGCCGCTTCGCCCGCGAGACCGTGCCCTACGGCGAGGTCACGGCCGATGAGGGCCCCCGCCGGGACACCTCCCTGGAGAAGATGGCCGCGCTCAAGCCGGTCCTCGACGGCGGCACGATCACCGCCGCCTGCTCCTCGCAGGTCTCCGACGGGGCGGCGGCGATGCTGCTGGCCTCCGAGCGGGCCGTGCGCGACCACGGGCTCACGCCCCGCGCGCGCGTGCGCCATCTGTCCGTACGCGGCGAGGACCCGATCCGCATGCTCACCGCCCCGATCCCGGCCACCGCCCACGCCCTGAAGAAGACCGGCATGAGCATCGACGACATCGACCTCGTCGAGATCAACGAGGCCTTCGCCCCGGTCGTCCTGGCCTGGCTGAAGGAGACCGGCGCCGACCCGGAGCGGGTCAACGTCAACGGCGGGGCCATCGCCCTGGGCCACCCCCTCGGCGCCACGGGCGTCAAGCTGATGACCACGCTGCTGCACGAACTGGAGCGCACCGGCGGCCGGTTCGGCCTGCAGACCATGTGTGAGGGCGGCGGCCAGGCCAACGTGACGATCATCGAACGGCTCTGA
- a CDS encoding ABC transporter ATP-binding protein → MTENTSPASGAALADDASDEPMLRVEDLHHSYGTGAAAVHALRGATFAVRRGELVALKGRSGSGKSTLLQLIGGLDSPRSGRVVVDGTDLSALGESELLELRRDRIGFVFQSFGLIPILTAAENVGVPLRLRRAEPREREERVALLLALVGLAGHEAQRPAELSGGQQQRVAIARALANRPALLLADEPTGQLDAATGLAVMELLRAVVRSEGVTALVATHDPQLLGLADRVLSLSDGVVVEE, encoded by the coding sequence ATGACCGAGAACACCAGTCCGGCGTCCGGTGCCGCCCTCGCCGACGACGCGTCCGACGAGCCCATGCTGCGCGTGGAGGATCTGCACCACTCCTACGGCACCGGCGCCGCGGCCGTCCACGCGCTGCGCGGGGCCACCTTCGCCGTCCGGCGCGGTGAACTGGTCGCCCTCAAGGGCCGCTCGGGCTCCGGCAAGTCGACGCTGCTCCAGCTGATCGGCGGCCTCGACTCGCCGCGGAGCGGCCGGGTCGTCGTGGACGGCACGGACCTGTCGGCGCTGGGCGAGAGCGAGCTGCTGGAACTGCGCCGCGACCGGATCGGTTTCGTCTTCCAGTCCTTCGGGCTCATCCCCATCCTCACCGCCGCCGAGAACGTGGGCGTGCCGCTGCGGCTGCGCCGGGCCGAGCCCCGCGAACGCGAGGAGCGGGTGGCGCTGCTGCTGGCCCTGGTGGGCCTCGCCGGCCATGAGGCGCAGCGGCCCGCCGAGCTCTCCGGCGGGCAGCAGCAGCGCGTCGCCATCGCCCGGGCCCTCGCCAACCGCCCTGCCCTGCTGCTCGCCGACGAACCGACCGGCCAGCTCGATGCCGCCACCGGTCTGGCGGTGATGGAGCTGCTGCGGGCCGTGGTCCGCAGCGAGGGGGTCACGGCCCTCGTCGCCACCCACGACCCCCAACTCCTCGGCCTGGCCGACCGGGTGCTCAGCCTGAGTGACGGAGTGGTCGTCGAGGAGTGA
- a CDS encoding VWA domain-containing protein, translated as MAAISLTKVQETAPALVNLYKSAGVSLTKHGLDGLRAAVYLVVDHSGSMRPYYQDGSVQALADRVLGLSAHLDDDGTVPVVFFSTDIDAETEIALAHHEGRIERIVAGLGHMGKTSYHLAMDAVIDHYLDSGTSEPALVVFQTDGGPTNKLAAERYLCKAAKLPLFWQFIGFGDPRGKQFDFLRKLDELAVPDKRVVDNAGFFPAGEDPRKVPDAELYDRLVGEFPKWLVAARARGIV; from the coding sequence ATGGCCGCGATCAGCCTCACCAAGGTCCAGGAGACCGCTCCCGCGCTGGTGAACCTCTACAAGAGCGCCGGGGTGTCCCTCACGAAGCACGGGCTGGACGGGCTGCGCGCCGCGGTCTACCTCGTCGTCGACCACTCCGGCTCGATGCGGCCCTACTACCAGGACGGCAGCGTGCAGGCGCTGGCCGACCGGGTGCTCGGGCTGTCGGCGCACCTCGACGACGACGGCACCGTGCCGGTCGTGTTCTTCTCCACGGACATCGACGCCGAGACCGAGATCGCCCTGGCCCATCACGAGGGGCGGATCGAGCGGATCGTGGCCGGGCTCGGACACATGGGGAAGACCAGCTACCACCTGGCGATGGACGCCGTCATCGACCACTACCTCGACAGCGGCACCTCCGAGCCCGCCCTGGTGGTCTTCCAGACCGACGGCGGGCCGACCAACAAGCTCGCCGCCGAACGGTATCTGTGCAAGGCGGCGAAACTGCCGCTGTTCTGGCAGTTCATCGGCTTCGGCGACCCGCGCGGCAAGCAGTTCGACTTCCTGCGCAAGCTGGACGAGCTGGCCGTGCCGGACAAGCGGGTCGTCGACAACGCCGGCTTCTTCCCCGCGGGGGAGGACCCGCGGAAGGTGCCGGACGCCGAGCTGTACGACCGGCTGGTGGGGGAGTTCCCGAAGTGGCTCGTGGCCGCGCGGGCCCGGGGGATTGTGTGA
- a CDS encoding SDR family oxidoreductase — protein sequence MTDVESPSYVPGHGLLAGRTAVVTAAAGAGIGGATARRLLEEGARVLVSDAHVRRLKEYEAELAGEFGTGAVCAVPCDVTDETQVRALLDAAVREHGRLDVVVNNAGLGGTAELADMTDDQWTRVLDVTLNGTFRCTRAALRRMRETGGGVIVNNASVVGWRAQAGQAHYAAAKAGVMALTRCAAVEAAAYGVRVNAVAPSLALHPHLVKVTTPELLTELTAREAYGRHAEPWEVANVIVFLASGYSSYMTGEVVSVSSRHP from the coding sequence ATGACAGACGTCGAGAGCCCGTCGTACGTGCCCGGCCACGGCCTGCTGGCCGGGCGGACCGCCGTCGTCACCGCGGCGGCCGGCGCGGGCATCGGCGGGGCCACGGCGCGGCGCCTCCTGGAGGAGGGCGCGCGCGTACTGGTCAGCGACGCGCACGTGCGGCGGCTCAAGGAGTACGAGGCGGAGCTGGCCGGAGAGTTCGGCACCGGCGCGGTCTGCGCCGTGCCCTGCGACGTCACCGACGAGACGCAGGTCCGCGCCCTCCTCGACGCCGCCGTGCGGGAACACGGCCGGCTCGACGTCGTCGTCAACAACGCCGGGCTCGGCGGCACAGCGGAACTGGCCGACATGACCGACGACCAGTGGACCCGCGTCCTGGACGTGACGCTGAACGGCACGTTCCGGTGCACCCGAGCCGCCCTGCGCCGCATGCGGGAGACCGGCGGCGGCGTGATCGTCAACAACGCCTCCGTCGTCGGCTGGCGCGCCCAGGCCGGACAGGCCCACTACGCCGCCGCGAAGGCGGGCGTGATGGCGCTGACCCGGTGCGCGGCGGTCGAGGCCGCCGCCTACGGGGTGCGGGTCAACGCCGTGGCCCCCAGCCTCGCCCTGCACCCGCACCTGGTGAAGGTGACGACCCCCGAGCTGCTCACCGAGCTGACCGCCCGCGAGGCCTACGGCCGCCACGCCGAACCCTGGGAGGTGGCGAACGTGATCGTGTTCCTGGCCTCCGGCTACTCCTCCTACATGACCGGAGAAGTGGTCTCCGTCAGCAGCCGGCATCCCTAG
- a CDS encoding TetR/AcrR family transcriptional regulator produces MPRTKKNPQVTATEPAAAATPGDRRGELLSTAAEVFAEQGYNATTVRKIADHAGMLAGSLYYHFDSKESMLEEILRTFLDELWDGYDTVLGAGLGPRETLRALVTESFREIDRHRAAVAIYQKESRQLVAQERFAFLAESQRRFEEAWLSTLERGVAERAFRADLDVRLTYRFVRDTVWVAASWYRPGGQHSPDEIARQYLSMVLDGIAVRE; encoded by the coding sequence GTGCCTCGAACGAAGAAGAACCCCCAGGTGACCGCGACCGAGCCCGCCGCGGCCGCCACCCCCGGCGATCGCCGCGGCGAACTGCTCTCCACCGCCGCCGAGGTCTTCGCCGAGCAGGGCTACAACGCCACCACCGTCCGCAAGATCGCGGACCACGCGGGGATGCTCGCCGGCAGCCTCTACTACCACTTCGACTCCAAGGAGTCGATGCTGGAGGAGATCCTGCGCACCTTCCTCGACGAGCTGTGGGACGGCTACGACACCGTCCTGGGCGCCGGACTGGGACCCCGCGAGACGCTGCGGGCCCTGGTCACCGAGTCGTTCCGGGAGATCGACCGGCACCGCGCGGCCGTCGCGATCTACCAGAAGGAGAGCCGGCAGCTCGTGGCGCAGGAACGGTTCGCGTTCCTCGCCGAGTCGCAGCGCAGGTTCGAGGAGGCCTGGCTGTCCACGCTGGAGCGCGGCGTCGCCGAGCGGGCCTTCCGCGCCGACCTGGACGTCCGGCTCACCTACCGGTTCGTGCGCGACACGGTGTGGGTCGCCGCCTCCTGGTACCGGCCGGGCGGGCAGCACAGCCCGGACGAGATCGCCCGGCAGTACCTGTCGATGGTGCTGGACGGGATCGCCGTACGCGAATAA
- a CDS encoding cytochrome bc complex cytochrome b subunit has translation MGDDGARRVYGTASARRRPPAGKGEKLADWADGRLGLYALAKANMRKVFPDHWSFMLGEVTLYSFVVLILTGVYLTLFFEPSMQEVVYHGSYTELNGVLMSRAFESTLDISFDVRGGLLIRQIHHWAALVFITGMMVHMMRVFFTGAFRKPRELNWVFGWTLLMLGIITGLTGYSLPDDLLSGTGLRFAHGAILSIPIVGTYVAFFLFGGEFPGDDIISRLFPVHVLLLPGIMLGLVTAHLILVFYHKHTQFPGPGRKERTVVGMPFLPVYMAKAGGFFFLVFGVLTIMGAIAQINPVWAFGPYRPDLVTTGAQPDWYLGFSEGLIRVMPGWEINLWGHTLVLGVFIPFALFPLVMLAIGVYPFIEAWITGDKREHHILDRPRNVPVRTGLGVAWLTLYAVLLIGGGNDIVATHLHLSINVITWFVRIGAFVLPVVAFIVTKKICMGLQRRDRAKVLHGRETGTIKRLPTGEYVEVHEPLTQAELFTLTQHEQNPPYEVGPEVDAHGVRRKVKRSERLRARLAHAMFGPDARIQKPTVEEYREITSGDHRH, from the coding sequence ATGGGCGACGACGGCGCACGACGGGTGTACGGGACGGCCTCCGCTCGCAGGAGGCCTCCCGCCGGCAAGGGCGAGAAACTCGCCGACTGGGCGGACGGACGGCTCGGGCTCTACGCGCTGGCCAAGGCCAACATGCGCAAGGTCTTCCCGGACCACTGGTCCTTCATGCTGGGCGAGGTCACCCTCTACAGCTTCGTCGTCCTGATCCTCACCGGCGTCTACCTCACCCTGTTCTTCGAGCCGAGCATGCAGGAGGTCGTCTACCACGGCTCCTACACCGAGCTCAACGGCGTGCTCATGTCCAGGGCGTTCGAGTCCACGCTGGACATCAGCTTCGACGTGCGCGGCGGGCTGCTGATCCGGCAGATCCACCACTGGGCGGCGCTGGTCTTCATCACCGGCATGATGGTGCACATGATGCGGGTGTTCTTCACGGGCGCCTTCCGCAAGCCGCGCGAGCTGAACTGGGTCTTCGGCTGGACCCTGCTGATGCTCGGCATCATCACCGGCCTGACCGGCTACTCCCTCCCGGACGACCTGCTGTCCGGCACCGGCCTGCGCTTCGCGCACGGAGCGATCCTGTCGATCCCGATCGTCGGGACGTACGTGGCGTTCTTCCTCTTCGGCGGGGAGTTCCCCGGCGACGACATCATCTCGCGTCTCTTCCCGGTCCATGTGCTGCTGCTGCCGGGGATCATGCTGGGCCTGGTGACGGCCCATCTGATCCTGGTCTTCTACCACAAGCACACCCAGTTCCCGGGCCCCGGACGCAAGGAGCGGACGGTCGTCGGGATGCCCTTCCTGCCGGTCTACATGGCCAAGGCGGGCGGCTTCTTCTTCCTCGTCTTCGGCGTGCTGACCATCATGGGCGCGATCGCCCAGATCAACCCCGTGTGGGCCTTCGGGCCCTACCGGCCCGACCTCGTCACCACCGGCGCCCAGCCCGACTGGTACCTCGGCTTCTCCGAGGGACTGATCCGGGTGATGCCGGGATGGGAGATCAACCTGTGGGGCCACACGCTGGTGCTCGGCGTGTTCATCCCGTTCGCGCTCTTCCCGCTGGTCATGCTCGCCATCGGCGTCTACCCCTTCATCGAGGCGTGGATCACGGGCGACAAGCGCGAGCACCACATCCTGGACCGGCCGCGCAACGTGCCCGTGCGCACCGGTCTCGGCGTGGCCTGGCTGACGCTGTACGCGGTGCTGCTGATCGGCGGCGGCAACGACATCGTCGCCACCCATCTGCACCTGTCCATCAACGTGATCACCTGGTTCGTGCGGATCGGCGCGTTCGTGCTGCCGGTCGTCGCGTTCATCGTCACGAAGAAGATCTGCATGGGCCTCCAGCGCCGCGACCGCGCCAAGGTCCTGCACGGCAGGGAGACCGGCACCATCAAACGGCTGCCGACCGGCGAGTACGTCGAGGTGCACGAGCCCCTCACGCAGGCCGAGCTGTTCACCCTCACCCAGCACGAGCAGAACCCGCCGTACGAGGTCGGGCCCGAGGTCGACGCGCACGGCGTGCGCCGCAAGGTCAAGCGGTCCGAGCGGCTGCGCGCCCGGCTCGCGCACGCCATGTTCGGGCCCGACGCGCGGATCCAGAAGCCGACGGTGGAGGAGTACCGGGAGATCACCAGCGGCGATCACCGGCACTGA
- a CDS encoding acyl-CoA dehydrogenase family protein produces the protein MDLAFSPADEEFRTEAREWLHAHVPRRPLPSLETEEGFAAHRAWEAELAADRWSVVDWPSEYGGRDAGLVRWLLFEEEYYAAGAPGRVGQNGIHLLAPTLFAHGTEEQRARVLPPMACGEVVWAQAWSEPEAGSDLASLRARAVRTDGGWRLSGQKTWSSRAAFADRAFGLFRSDPDAPKPHQGLTYLMFGLRAPGVTVRPIARLDGKPAFAELFLDEVFVPDEDVIGQPGQGWRIAMSTAGNERGLMLRSPGRFLASARRLAGLWRERGGPAAARDRVADALIGARAYQLFTYAAASRFLDGEAVGPESSLNKVFWSELDLALHETALDLLGPEGELAGTDWAERYVFALAGPLYAGTNEIQRDIIAERLLGLPKGRR, from the coding sequence GTGGACCTGGCATTCTCCCCGGCGGACGAGGAGTTCCGCACCGAGGCGCGGGAGTGGCTGCACGCGCACGTGCCGCGCCGGCCGCTGCCCTCCCTGGAGACCGAGGAGGGCTTCGCCGCGCACCGCGCCTGGGAGGCGGAACTGGCCGCGGACCGCTGGTCGGTGGTCGACTGGCCGTCCGAGTACGGCGGACGGGACGCGGGTCTCGTGCGCTGGCTGCTGTTCGAGGAGGAGTACTACGCGGCGGGCGCGCCGGGCCGGGTCGGCCAGAACGGCATCCATCTGCTCGCCCCGACGCTCTTCGCCCACGGCACCGAGGAGCAGCGGGCGCGGGTGCTCCCGCCGATGGCCTGCGGTGAGGTGGTGTGGGCGCAGGCCTGGTCGGAGCCGGAGGCCGGTTCGGACCTGGCGTCGCTGCGGGCGCGGGCCGTGCGCACGGACGGCGGGTGGCGCCTGAGCGGGCAGAAGACCTGGTCGTCCCGGGCCGCGTTCGCCGACCGCGCGTTCGGGCTGTTCCGCAGCGACCCGGACGCGCCGAAACCCCACCAGGGCCTGACCTACCTGATGTTCGGCCTGCGGGCTCCAGGTGTCACGGTCCGCCCGATCGCCCGGCTCGACGGCAAGCCGGCGTTCGCGGAGCTGTTCCTCGACGAGGTCTTCGTGCCCGACGAGGACGTGATCGGCCAGCCGGGCCAGGGCTGGCGGATCGCGATGTCGACGGCGGGCAATGAACGCGGGCTGATGCTCCGCTCCCCCGGCCGCTTCCTCGCCTCCGCGCGGCGGCTGGCCGGGCTGTGGCGGGAGCGGGGCGGCCCGGCGGCCGCGCGGGACCGGGTGGCCGACGCCCTGATCGGCGCCCGCGCCTACCAGCTCTTCACGTACGCGGCGGCCTCCCGCTTCCTGGACGGCGAGGCCGTCGGCCCGGAGTCGAGCCTGAACAAGGTGTTCTGGTCCGAACTGGACCTCGCACTGCACGAGACGGCCCTCGACCTCCTCGGCCCGGAGGGCGAACTGGCCGGCACGGACTGGGCGGAGCGGTACGTCTTCGCGCTCGCCGGTCCGCTCTACGCGGGCACGAACGAGATCCAGCGCGACATCATCGCCGAGCGGCTGCTCGGCCTGCCGAAGGGACGCCGGTGA